A single region of the Halorussus gelatinilyticus genome encodes:
- a CDS encoding aldehyde dehydrogenase family protein, which translates to MARERQSPTDADAGDATTATDATAPDLDDLGFAPSGGWNAIHVDGEWRAQGDRAGLDVVDPTTRTAVGTVPAGTDADVNAAYAAAESAQREWADRPPEERASVVADARELVGEYRDEFAHLFAVECGGSRLKAEIELDLTAGTMEVAEGLADAADPGDTDEYESVVEGKRNLVFREPAGVVGVISPWNFPLYLSMRAVAPALALGNAVVLKPSTHTAVVGGLALASLFEEAGLPDGVLNVVTGEGSAIGETVAGHPAASVVSFTGSTEVGRRVGATAAEQLSLPALELGGNNAHVVTADADLDRAVDGGVFGSFTHQGQECISINRHLVHESLYDEYVERLAERAERLPVGDPRDEAVLVGPVQNESQFETIADLVERSVERGAEIEAGGEFYDWFVEPTVLSGVTNEMPIAAEEHFGPVAPVIPFSDDEEAVEMANDTEYGLSGSVHCEDTERAIDIARRLDTGMVHVNDQPLNDEPHVAFGGVNASGVGRYNGEWIAEELTETRWISVQEEARDYPY; encoded by the coding sequence ATGGCAAGGGAACGCCAGTCACCGACGGACGCCGACGCGGGCGACGCGACGACCGCGACCGACGCGACCGCGCCCGACCTCGACGACCTCGGCTTCGCGCCGTCCGGCGGATGGAACGCGATACACGTGGACGGCGAGTGGCGCGCGCAGGGCGACCGTGCGGGTCTCGACGTGGTGGACCCGACGACGAGAACGGCGGTCGGGACCGTCCCGGCCGGAACCGACGCGGACGTGAACGCGGCGTACGCGGCCGCCGAGTCGGCACAGCGCGAGTGGGCCGACCGGCCGCCCGAGGAGCGAGCGTCGGTGGTCGCCGACGCGCGGGAACTCGTCGGGGAGTACCGCGACGAGTTCGCGCATCTGTTCGCCGTCGAGTGCGGCGGGAGCAGGCTGAAGGCCGAAATCGAACTCGACCTGACCGCGGGGACGATGGAAGTCGCCGAAGGCCTCGCGGACGCCGCCGACCCCGGCGACACCGACGAGTACGAGTCGGTCGTGGAGGGCAAGCGCAACCTCGTCTTTCGGGAGCCCGCGGGCGTCGTCGGCGTCATCTCGCCGTGGAACTTCCCGCTCTACCTCTCGATGCGGGCGGTCGCGCCGGCACTCGCGCTCGGGAACGCGGTGGTCCTCAAGCCCTCGACCCACACCGCGGTCGTCGGCGGGTTGGCGCTGGCGAGTCTCTTCGAGGAAGCCGGACTCCCCGACGGCGTGCTGAACGTCGTCACGGGCGAGGGGTCGGCCATCGGCGAGACCGTGGCGGGCCATCCCGCGGCGTCGGTCGTCTCGTTCACCGGTTCGACGGAGGTCGGGCGGCGGGTCGGCGCGACGGCGGCCGAGCAGTTGTCGCTCCCGGCGCTGGAACTCGGCGGGAACAACGCCCACGTCGTGACCGCGGACGCGGACTTGGACCGGGCGGTGGACGGCGGCGTCTTCGGGTCGTTCACGCATCAGGGACAGGAGTGCATCTCCATCAACCGCCATCTAGTCCACGAATCGCTCTACGACGAGTACGTCGAGCGACTGGCCGAGCGCGCCGAGCGGTTGCCGGTCGGGGACCCCCGCGACGAGGCCGTTCTTGTGGGGCCGGTCCAGAACGAGTCGCAGTTCGAGACCATCGCGGACCTCGTGGAGCGGTCGGTCGAGCGGGGCGCGGAAATCGAGGCGGGCGGCGAATTCTACGACTGGTTCGTGGAGCCGACGGTCCTCTCGGGCGTCACGAACGAGATGCCCATCGCCGCCGAGGAACACTTCGGCCCGGTCGCGCCCGTGATTCCCTTCTCTGACGACGAGGAGGCAGTCGAGATGGCTAACGACACCGAATACGGTCTCTCGGGGTCGGTCCACTGCGAGGACACCGAGCGAGCCATCGACATCGCGCGGCGACTCGACACGGGGATGGTCCACGTCAACGACCAACCGCTGAACGACGAACCGCACGTCGCGTTCGGCGGGGTGAACGCCTCGGGCGTCGGCCGGTACAACGGCGAGTGGATAGCCGAGGAACTGACCGAGACGCGCTGGATTTCGGTGCAGGAGGAGGCGCGGGACTACCCGTATTAG
- the panB gene encoding 3-methyl-2-oxobutanoate hydroxymethyltransferase, with product MATTVQDLAEMAGDEEITMLTAYDAPTAAIVDETGVDVILVGDSMGNAVLGHDSTLPVTVEEMQSRTAAVARATDDAMVVADMPFLSYGVDEGEAVENCGRMLKEADANAVKLESGPHTVDLTERLVELGIPVMAHLGLTPQRVNQLGGYFRQGTDEKSAGEMLELAKSHEEAGAFSLVLEHVPSNVAAQITEAIDIPTIGIGAGPDTDGQVLVVNDVFGLSDRSPYFSEQFGDVKSEMERAVAGFRDAVESGEFPAEDHSYSEDEIDDIY from the coding sequence ATGGCGACGACGGTTCAGGACCTCGCGGAGATGGCAGGGGACGAGGAGATAACGATGCTGACCGCGTACGACGCGCCGACCGCGGCAATCGTGGACGAGACCGGCGTGGACGTGATTTTGGTCGGCGACAGCATGGGCAACGCAGTGCTGGGCCACGACTCGACGCTCCCCGTCACGGTCGAGGAGATGCAGAGCCGGACCGCCGCGGTTGCGCGCGCCACCGACGACGCGATGGTCGTCGCGGACATGCCGTTCCTGAGCTACGGCGTGGACGAGGGCGAGGCCGTCGAGAACTGCGGCCGGATGCTCAAGGAGGCCGACGCCAACGCGGTCAAGTTGGAGAGCGGCCCCCACACCGTGGACCTGACCGAGCGGCTCGTCGAGTTGGGCATCCCCGTGATGGCGCATCTCGGGCTGACGCCCCAGCGCGTCAATCAGTTGGGCGGCTACTTCCGGCAGGGCACCGACGAGAAGAGCGCCGGGGAGATGCTGGAACTGGCGAAGTCCCACGAGGAGGCCGGAGCCTTCTCGCTGGTGCTGGAACACGTCCCCTCGAACGTCGCGGCCCAGATAACCGAGGCCATCGACATCCCCACCATCGGCATCGGTGCCGGCCCGGACACCGACGGGCAGGTCCTCGTCGTGAACGACGTGTTCGGCCTGAGCGACCGGAGTCCCTACTTCTCCGAGCAGTTCGGCGACGTGAAAAGCGAGATGGAGCGAGCGGTCGCCGGATTCCGCGACGCGGTGGAGTCCGGGGAGTTCCCCGCGGAGGACCACAGCTACAGCGAAGACGAGATAGACGATATCTACTGA
- a CDS encoding DUF5822 domain-containing protein: protein MPEPVETHDPEGVDYGWVMQTTFVVTIVVGAPVVALIAWLVGVSLPTWAARAEFAIRVGAVVWFVVAVGVFLYARRTEDDSAAENASSKSEN from the coding sequence GTGCCCGAACCAGTCGAGACTCACGACCCCGAGGGCGTCGATTACGGGTGGGTGATGCAGACCACCTTCGTCGTCACCATCGTCGTCGGCGCGCCCGTCGTCGCGCTAATCGCGTGGCTGGTCGGGGTCTCGCTCCCGACGTGGGCCGCCCGCGCGGAGTTCGCGATTCGGGTCGGCGCGGTCGTCTGGTTCGTCGTCGCGGTAGGAGTCTTCCTGTACGCCCGGAGGACGGAAGACGACTCCGCGGCGGAAAACGCCTCCTCGAAGTCAGAAAATTAG
- a CDS encoding HAD family hydrolase — translation MTETDASDATAVVYDLDGTLVRLAVDWEDVERRLVDLLEREGVDADPLSAWDLLSAAEDAGIGDEADELIASAERDGAAASERLPLADELVEREVPVGVCSLNHEEAVRIALDRHDLSAHVESVVGRGTVPERKPHPRALLAAVEELGVDPKDVLFVGDSKSDEETAERAGTRFEWV, via the coding sequence GTGACCGAAACAGACGCCAGCGACGCGACAGCGGTCGTCTACGACCTCGACGGGACGCTCGTCCGCCTCGCGGTGGACTGGGAAGACGTGGAGCGCCGACTGGTCGACCTCCTCGAACGCGAGGGCGTCGACGCCGACCCCCTGAGCGCGTGGGACCTGCTCTCGGCCGCCGAGGACGCGGGTATCGGCGACGAGGCCGACGAACTCATCGCCAGCGCGGAGCGCGACGGGGCCGCCGCCTCGGAGCGTCTGCCCCTCGCCGACGAACTCGTCGAACGCGAGGTCCCCGTCGGCGTCTGCTCGCTGAACCACGAGGAGGCGGTCCGAATCGCGCTCGACCGCCACGACCTCTCGGCACACGTCGAGAGCGTCGTTGGCCGGGGCACGGTCCCCGAGCGCAAACCGCATCCGCGCGCTCTGCTGGCGGCGGTCGAGGAGTTGGGCGTCGACCCCAAGGACGTGCTGTTCGTCGGGGATTCGAAGAGTGACGAGGAGACCGCGGAACGGGCCGGGACGCGGTTCGAGTGGGTCTAA
- a CDS encoding acyl-CoA dehydrogenase family protein, producing MNLSDEQRAIRDVVREFAVEEIRPTAAECDEDQTFPEDVWDGLADLDMTSLTVPEEYGGLDVDRLTYSVVNEEVAYGMLSVATALSVHSLATSCIAEFGDEDQKERWLPDMAEGRPVGAFALSEPQAGSNPAEMTTEAKREGDEYVINGKKQWITNGERAGVVVLFAKTDREDPRSVTQFVVPKDADGLEVGKKEDKLGLRASDTTSLIFDDVRIPAENRLTEEGKGLSAAFHILTGGRIGIASQSVGLAQSALDEAVGYAQDREQFDEPIAEIQTIRHKLADMKTQLAAARLLTRDAARKDDRARETGSDENVEMAASMAKYFASEAAVDITNEAVQIHGGYGYTTDFDVERLYRDSKITTIYEGTSEIQKKVIARNLLS from the coding sequence ATGAACCTCTCCGACGAGCAACGCGCCATCCGCGACGTCGTGCGGGAGTTCGCGGTCGAGGAGATTCGCCCGACCGCGGCCGAGTGCGACGAAGACCAGACGTTCCCCGAGGACGTGTGGGACGGCCTGGCCGACCTCGACATGACCAGCCTGACGGTCCCCGAGGAGTACGGCGGTCTCGACGTGGACCGCCTGACCTACAGCGTCGTCAACGAGGAGGTCGCGTACGGGATGCTCTCGGTGGCGACCGCGCTCTCGGTCCACAGCCTCGCCACCTCCTGCATCGCCGAGTTCGGCGACGAGGACCAGAAGGAGCGCTGGCTCCCCGACATGGCCGAGGGCCGGCCCGTCGGAGCCTTCGCGCTCTCGGAACCCCAAGCCGGGTCGAATCCTGCAGAGATGACCACCGAAGCGAAGCGGGAGGGCGACGAGTACGTGATAAACGGCAAGAAGCAGTGGATTACCAACGGCGAGCGCGCGGGCGTCGTCGTCCTCTTCGCCAAGACCGACCGCGAGGACCCCCGGTCGGTGACCCAGTTCGTCGTCCCGAAGGACGCCGACGGCTTGGAGGTCGGCAAGAAGGAGGACAAACTGGGCCTTCGCGCGAGCGACACCACGAGCCTGATTTTCGACGACGTGCGCATCCCCGCCGAAAACCGCTTGACCGAGGAGGGGAAGGGCCTCTCGGCGGCGTTCCACATCCTGACCGGCGGGCGCATCGGCATCGCCAGCCAGTCGGTCGGACTCGCCCAGTCCGCGCTGGACGAGGCGGTCGGGTACGCCCAAGACCGCGAGCAGTTCGACGAACCCATCGCGGAGATCCAGACCATCCGGCACAAGTTGGCCGACATGAAGACCCAACTGGCGGCCGCCCGGCTTCTGACCCGCGACGCCGCCCGGAAGGACGACCGAGCGAGGGAGACCGGAAGCGACGAGAACGTCGAGATGGCCGCCAGCATGGCGAAGTACTTCGCCAGCGAGGCCGCGGTCGATATCACCAACGAGGCGGTCCAGATTCACGGCGGCTACGGCTACACCACCGACTTCGACGTGGAACGCCTCTACCGGGACTCGAAGATTACGACCATCTACGAGGGTACCTCCGAGATTCAGAAGAAAGTCATCGCGCGAAATCTGCTGTCCTGA
- a CDS encoding PAS domain S-box protein: MSERAGAANDEFWEGADEDGALQRYRTLVNAIDDGIYQLDADGRFVAVNDVIPELSGYDREELLGEHVSVILDADDVATVQREIERRLTDDDRQETVDFTVETADGDRVPCELRLNLLVEDGQFRGTIGVIRDVSERVRTERELGERERQLERERDLTEEVLDASPVGVMVLDADGAVTRINDRAADLLGIPEDELDGYDPDDRPTYDEEGRPVTVEDHPFAEVLETGEPVYDRVLQVERLDGERRWLSVNAEPIIEDGKVVRVVTTGEDVTEMKRRERELESELAEIIGRVTDAFYALDDEWQFTHVNDRAEELIDYQGEGLVGENFWEVFEWATDSKLGEEYREAMATQEPTSFEFYYPAPLEAWYEVHAYPSESGLSVYFRDVTERRERERELEEYRSRYRTLVENFPNGAVALVDRDRRYVTFGGTPEVEGVTRDDLEGSYLREALPDELADVVVPCYEAALDGEQVRAEATLGDETYQFQFLPVRDDDGEVFAALGMSQDVTEREEYQRRLEESERRYRTLAEYFPNGIVTLFDRDLEYTLAAGRRFADIPVEPDDLEGRSFREVWDEATADALEPAFEAALDGEERSVELTYAGREWILHAVPITDEGGDVFAGMTMAQDITERKERERQLQRYREYTDAVLDAIDDLFYIFDESGDLQRWNDTLSAVTGYPPEEVTSMHALEFFDEESGAEIADAIRRGFETGHAQVEAEIRTKDGDRIPYEFVASTLEDPDGERVLAGIGRDVTERRERERYLREAKSQLEAATEAGAVGTWEWHVPDDEFVAGASFARTLGIDPEAAREGVSLDRVVASIHEDDRERVERHIEDTLDACDEYEEEYRVRNADGDVRWVVARGHVECDEAGNPVRFPGALTDITERKRAELERDEHRKQLETLFEVLPVGVVVADGDGRVTESNEAAKELWGVEEFDVESVADHQRYRGWHADTGEPVETDEFPLVRVVRGEELSEPKIYEIERADGERRTVMVHGMPVRDASGDVTYGVVTLTDVTERREYQSQLEATVEKLEESNERLESFASMLAHELRNPVTIGQIYTRQLPTDDAGATEAVEYVTEAFDRIEDMIDVMLVLTRGRDAVGAGNSLALSAAAREAWKSVDAPDTTLDATVGEVVEADETYLRHLFRNLFENAVQHGDATEVRVGSLSKGFYVADDGNGISEDERDDVFEAGFTTAGDEGGTGLGLAFVRELAEVYGWDYDVTESESGGARIEFRSVEFVTDE; the protein is encoded by the coding sequence ATGAGCGAGCGGGCCGGGGCCGCAAACGACGAATTTTGGGAGGGAGCGGACGAGGACGGCGCTCTCCAGCGATATCGGACGCTGGTGAACGCGATAGACGACGGCATCTACCAACTCGACGCCGACGGCCGGTTCGTCGCGGTCAACGACGTGATACCCGAGCTCTCGGGGTACGACCGCGAGGAGTTGCTCGGCGAACACGTCTCGGTGATTCTCGACGCCGACGATGTGGCGACCGTCCAGCGCGAAATCGAGCGACGGTTGACCGACGACGACCGACAGGAGACCGTCGATTTCACGGTCGAGACCGCCGACGGCGACCGGGTTCCGTGCGAACTCCGCCTGAACCTCCTCGTCGAAGACGGCCAGTTTCGCGGCACCATCGGCGTCATCCGGGACGTGTCCGAGCGAGTGCGGACCGAGCGGGAACTCGGCGAGCGCGAGCGACAGCTCGAACGCGAGCGCGACCTGACCGAGGAAGTACTGGACGCCAGTCCGGTGGGCGTGATGGTGCTGGACGCCGACGGAGCGGTCACGCGCATCAACGACAGGGCCGCGGACCTGCTCGGCATCCCGGAGGACGAACTCGACGGCTACGACCCCGACGACAGGCCTACCTACGACGAGGAGGGTCGCCCGGTCACCGTCGAGGACCACCCGTTCGCGGAGGTGCTGGAGACGGGCGAACCGGTCTACGACCGCGTTCTGCAGGTCGAACGCCTCGACGGCGAGCGCCGGTGGCTGTCGGTCAACGCCGAGCCGATTATCGAGGACGGCAAGGTCGTCCGAGTGGTCACGACCGGCGAGGACGTGACCGAGATGAAGCGCCGCGAGCGCGAACTGGAGAGCGAGCTCGCCGAGATAATCGGCCGCGTCACCGACGCCTTCTACGCGCTCGACGACGAGTGGCAGTTCACGCACGTCAACGACCGCGCCGAGGAACTCATCGACTATCAGGGCGAGGGACTGGTCGGCGAGAACTTCTGGGAGGTGTTCGAGTGGGCGACCGACTCGAAGCTCGGCGAGGAGTACCGCGAGGCGATGGCAACCCAAGAGCCGACCTCCTTCGAGTTCTACTATCCCGCCCCGCTGGAAGCGTGGTACGAGGTCCACGCCTACCCCTCCGAGTCGGGCCTGTCGGTGTACTTCCGGGACGTGACCGAGCGACGGGAGCGCGAACGCGAACTCGAAGAGTACCGCTCGCGCTACCGGACGCTGGTCGAGAACTTCCCGAACGGCGCGGTCGCGCTGGTGGACCGGGACCGCCGGTACGTCACCTTCGGCGGCACCCCGGAGGTCGAGGGGGTGACGCGGGACGACCTCGAAGGGAGCTACCTGCGCGAGGCGTTGCCCGACGAACTGGCCGACGTGGTGGTCCCGTGCTACGAGGCCGCGCTCGACGGCGAGCAGGTGCGAGCCGAAGCGACCCTCGGCGACGAGACCTACCAGTTCCAGTTCCTGCCGGTCCGGGACGACGACGGCGAGGTGTTCGCCGCGCTGGGCATGTCTCAAGACGTGACCGAGCGCGAGGAGTACCAGCGCCGACTCGAGGAGAGCGAGCGGCGCTACCGGACGCTCGCGGAGTACTTCCCGAACGGCATCGTGACGCTGTTCGACCGCGACCTCGAATACACGCTCGCGGCGGGACGTCGGTTCGCTGACATCCCCGTCGAACCCGACGACCTCGAAGGGCGGAGCTTCCGCGAGGTGTGGGACGAGGCGACCGCCGACGCGCTCGAACCCGCGTTCGAGGCCGCGCTCGACGGCGAAGAGCGGTCGGTCGAACTCACCTACGCGGGGCGGGAGTGGATTCTCCACGCGGTGCCCATCACCGACGAGGGCGGCGACGTGTTCGCCGGAATGACGATGGCCCAGGACATCACCGAGCGCAAGGAGCGCGAACGACAACTCCAACGCTACCGGGAGTACACCGACGCGGTCCTCGACGCCATCGACGACCTGTTCTACATCTTCGACGAGTCGGGCGACCTCCAGCGGTGGAACGACACCCTCTCGGCGGTGACCGGCTACCCGCCCGAGGAGGTCACGTCGATGCACGCGCTGGAGTTCTTCGACGAGGAGTCCGGCGCGGAAATCGCCGACGCGATACGCCGCGGGTTCGAGACGGGACACGCGCAGGTCGAGGCGGAGATACGGACGAAGGACGGCGACCGGATTCCCTACGAGTTCGTCGCGTCCACGCTCGAAGACCCCGACGGCGAGCGCGTGCTTGCGGGCATCGGACGGGACGTGACCGAGCGGCGCGAGCGCGAGCGCTACCTGCGGGAAGCCAAGTCGCAACTGGAGGCCGCGACCGAGGCGGGTGCCGTCGGCACGTGGGAGTGGCACGTCCCCGACGACGAGTTCGTCGCGGGCGCGTCGTTCGCCCGGACGCTCGGTATCGACCCGGAGGCCGCCCGCGAGGGCGTGTCGCTCGACCGCGTGGTCGCGTCCATCCACGAGGACGACCGCGAGCGCGTCGAGCGTCACATCGAGGACACGCTGGACGCCTGTGACGAGTACGAGGAGGAGTACCGCGTCCGGAACGCCGACGGCGACGTTCGCTGGGTGGTCGCCCGCGGCCACGTCGAGTGCGACGAGGCGGGCAATCCGGTCAGGTTCCCCGGCGCGCTGACCGACATCACCGAACGCAAGCGCGCCGAACTGGAGCGCGACGAACACCGAAAACAGCTCGAAACCCTCTTCGAGGTCCTCCCCGTCGGCGTCGTGGTCGCGGACGGCGACGGCCGCGTCACCGAGTCGAACGAGGCTGCCAAGGAACTGTGGGGCGTCGAGGAGTTCGACGTCGAGAGCGTCGCCGACCACCAGCGGTACCGCGGATGGCACGCGGACACCGGCGAACCCGTCGAGACGGATGAGTTCCCGCTGGTCCGAGTCGTCCGCGGCGAGGAGCTATCCGAGCCGAAGATATACGAAATCGAGCGCGCCGACGGCGAGCGACGGACCGTCATGGTCCACGGGATGCCCGTGCGGGACGCCAGCGGCGACGTGACGTACGGCGTCGTCACGCTGACGGACGTGACCGAGCGCCGGGAGTACCAGAGCCAACTCGAAGCGACCGTCGAGAAGCTAGAGGAGTCCAACGAGCGCCTCGAATCGTTCGCCAGCATGCTCGCCCACGAGTTGCGCAACCCCGTCACCATCGGTCAGATTTACACCCGCCAGCTCCCGACCGACGACGCCGGAGCGACCGAGGCGGTCGAGTACGTCACCGAGGCGTTCGACCGCATCGAGGACATGATAGACGTGATGCTCGTGCTGACCCGCGGCCGGGACGCGGTCGGTGCGGGCAACTCGCTGGCGCTGTCGGCGGCGGCCCGCGAGGCGTGGAAGAGCGTGGACGCGCCCGACACGACGCTCGACGCGACCGTCGGCGAAGTCGTCGAGGCCGACGAGACGTATCTGCGCCACCTGTTCCGGAACCTGTTCGAGAACGCGGTCCAGCACGGCGACGCGACCGAGGTCCGGGTCGGCAGTCTCTCGAAGGGCTTCTACGTCGCCGACGACGGAAACGGAATTTCCGAGGACGAGCGCGACGACGTGTTCGAAGCCGGGTTCACGACGGCGGGCGACGAGGGCGGTACCGGTCTCGGACTCGCCTTCGTCCGGGAACTCGCCGAAGTCTACGGGTGGGACTACGACGTGACCGAGAGCGAGTCGGGCGGCGCGCGCATAGAGTTCCGGAGCGTGGAGTTCGTGACCGACGAGTAG
- a CDS encoding alanine--tRNA ligase-related protein encodes MSQLAAREPEVRSFEATVAAVDGREVTLDESHFYAESGGQPADRGTLGGVPVEDVQRRDGEIVHRLADPAAESGIAVGETVRGEIDDAFRTYCMRAHTASHLLYGAGREVLDDLGYGGFDIGERKVRVDFTTSTDVTDETLAELERLTNRAIWDSLAVSWEEISEAEARERDEIAFNTKTEEGVMSESDAVRVVTVEGFDWAACGGTHVGDTSEIGPVTVLDRSNPGEGLTRVEFAVGPTAIRRRADDVRSAREAARTLDVGVSELPEAAERVSQQVEELEADLADAKAELLDARLADLRERPVERDGGEWVVGTVSAFGPNEVADRARELASGETAANSPDAVVLVGSDGATFVVAATEGDPDAGDVVDEVTSEFGGGGGGSPTVAQGGGLDASPEEVVSYLRNR; translated from the coding sequence ATGAGTCAACTCGCGGCACGGGAACCGGAGGTGCGGAGCTTCGAGGCGACCGTCGCGGCCGTGGACGGCCGGGAAGTCACGCTGGACGAGAGCCACTTCTACGCCGAGAGCGGCGGCCAACCGGCCGACCGGGGGACGCTCGGGGGCGTCCCGGTCGAGGACGTCCAACGGCGCGACGGCGAAATCGTCCACCGCCTCGCGGACCCGGCGGCCGAATCGGGTATCGCGGTCGGCGAGACGGTCCGCGGGGAGATAGACGACGCGTTCCGGACCTACTGCATGCGCGCTCACACCGCGAGCCACCTCCTCTACGGCGCGGGCCGCGAGGTGCTGGACGACCTCGGTTACGGCGGGTTCGACATCGGCGAGCGGAAGGTCCGGGTGGACTTCACGACTTCGACGGACGTGACCGACGAGACGCTGGCCGAACTGGAGCGACTCACCAACCGGGCTATCTGGGACTCGCTCGCGGTCTCGTGGGAGGAGATTTCCGAGGCGGAAGCCCGCGAGCGCGACGAAATCGCGTTCAACACCAAGACCGAGGAGGGAGTGATGAGCGAGTCGGACGCGGTCCGGGTCGTCACCGTCGAGGGGTTCGACTGGGCGGCCTGCGGCGGGACCCACGTCGGCGACACGAGCGAAATCGGTCCCGTCACCGTGCTTGACCGCTCGAACCCCGGCGAGGGGCTGACCCGCGTGGAGTTCGCGGTCGGCCCGACCGCGATTCGCCGCCGCGCCGACGACGTGCGGTCGGCGCGCGAGGCCGCCCGGACGCTGGACGTGGGCGTGAGCGAACTCCCCGAGGCGGCCGAGCGCGTCAGCCAGCAGGTCGAGGAGTTGGAGGCCGACCTCGCGGACGCCAAAGCGGAGCTTCTGGACGCCCGCCTCGCCGACCTCCGGGAGCGTCCGGTCGAGCGCGACGGCGGCGAGTGGGTCGTCGGCACCGTCTCGGCGTTCGGCCCGAACGAGGTCGCCGACCGCGCCCGCGAACTGGCGAGCGGCGAGACCGCCGCGAATTCGCCCGACGCGGTGGTCCTCGTCGGGAGCGACGGCGCGACGTTCGTCGTCGCCGCGACCGAGGGCGACCCGGACGCGGGCGACGTGGTGGACGAGGTGACGAGCGAGTTCGGCGGTGGTGGCGGCGGCAGTCCGACGGTCGCGCAGGGCGGCGGTCTCGACGCCAGTCCGGAGGAGGTCGTGAGCTATCTTCGGAATCGGTAA
- a CDS encoding redoxin domain-containing protein, whose amino-acid sequence MLTEGDSAPTFSATLGTSDHESFDLADRLGDGPVVLAFFPGAFTPPCTSEMVALQDRLDEFEDAGATVLGVSADSPFSLGAFREAQGLEFDLVSDTAGDAIGAYDLEIDIEELGLHGIANRAVFVLDDEGTVTYRWVADDPTNEPDYDELLAVVESA is encoded by the coding sequence ATGCTCACCGAAGGCGACTCCGCACCGACGTTCTCGGCGACGCTCGGCACCAGCGACCACGAATCGTTCGACCTCGCGGACCGACTCGGCGACGGGCCGGTCGTGCTGGCCTTCTTCCCCGGCGCGTTCACCCCGCCGTGTACCTCGGAGATGGTCGCGTTGCAGGACCGGTTGGACGAGTTCGAGGACGCCGGCGCGACCGTCCTCGGCGTGAGCGCCGACTCGCCGTTCTCGCTCGGGGCGTTCCGCGAAGCGCAGGGGCTGGAGTTCGACCTCGTGAGCGACACGGCCGGGGACGCAATCGGGGCCTACGACCTCGAAATCGACATCGAGGAGTTGGGTCTGCACGGCATCGCCAACCGCGCCGTCTTCGTCCTCGACGACGAGGGCACCGTGACCTACCGGTGGGTCGCCGACGACCCGACGAACGAACCCGACTACGACGAACTGCTGGCGGTGGTCGAATCGGCGTGA